In the genome of Lysobacter sp. BMK333-48F3, the window CGAAGGCGGCAACAGCGGCTACCGTCCGGGCATCAAGGGCGGCTACTTCCCGGTCGCTCCGCTGGACTCGCTGCACGACATCCGCGCCGAGATGTGCAAGACCCTGGAGCAGGTCGGCATCGAAGTCGAAGTGCACCACCACGAAGTGGCCAACGCCGGCCAGTGCGAAATCGGCACCAAGTTCAACTCGCTGGTCGCCAAGGCCGACGAGCTGCTGACGATGAAGTACATCATCAAGAACGTCGCCCACCGCAACGGCAAGACCGCGACCTTCATGCCCAAGCCGATCGTCGGCGACAACGGCAGCGGCATGCACGTGCACCAGTCCTTCGCCAAGGGCGGGGTCAACCTGTTCTCCGGCGACGGCTACGGCGGCCTGTCGCAGATGGCGCTGTGGTACATCGGCGGCGTGTTCAAGCACGCGCGCGCGATCAACGCCTTCACCAACTCGGGCACCAACAGCTACAAGCGCCTGGTGCCGGGCTACGAAGCGCCGGTGATGCTGGCCTACTCGGCCCGCAACCGTTCGGCGAGCTGCCGCATTCCGTACGTGGCCAACCCGAAGGCGCGCCGCATCGAGATGCGCTTCCCCGACCCGATCCAGTCCGGCTACCTGACCTTCGCCGCGCTGATGATGGCCGGCCTGGACGGCATCAAGAACCAGATCGACCCGGGCGCGCCCAGCGACAAGGACCTGTACGACCTGCCGCCGGAAGAGGAGAAGGGCATCCCGACCGTGTGCCACTCGCTCGACCAGGCCCTGGAAGCGCTGGACAAGGACCGCGACTTCCTCAAGGCCGGCGGCGTGTTCACCGACGACTTCATCGACGGCTACATCGCGCTGAAGATGCAGGAAGTCACCAAGTTCCGCGCGGCGACCCACCCGCTTGAGTACCAGATGTACTACACGATCTAAGTCACGAAGCCTCCGCCATGAACGCCTTCGCCCCGCCACCGCCCGCTGCCCGACTGCGCCGCCCCGCTGCGGCGCGGCGCGAGGCGATGCGGCGGTGCGCGGCGGAGCGCGCGGCGAGATGAAACGGCACACGGCCCGGGGCTAACGCTCCGGGCCGTGTCGCTTTCAG includes:
- the glnA gene encoding type I glutamate--ammonia ligase; this encodes MSLEHVEKLIKDHKVEFVDLRFTDMRGVQHHVTFPKSIVEPALFEDGKMFDGSSISGWKGINESDMILLPDSTTAFLDPFTADPTLVLTCDILDPATMQAYSRDPRGVAKRAEAYLKSSGIADQAFFGPEPEFFIFDSVRYANEMGHTFFHIDSEEAHWNSAREYEGGNSGYRPGIKGGYFPVAPLDSLHDIRAEMCKTLEQVGIEVEVHHHEVANAGQCEIGTKFNSLVAKADELLTMKYIIKNVAHRNGKTATFMPKPIVGDNGSGMHVHQSFAKGGVNLFSGDGYGGLSQMALWYIGGVFKHARAINAFTNSGTNSYKRLVPGYEAPVMLAYSARNRSASCRIPYVANPKARRIEMRFPDPIQSGYLTFAALMMAGLDGIKNQIDPGAPSDKDLYDLPPEEEKGIPTVCHSLDQALEALDKDRDFLKAGGVFTDDFIDGYIALKMQEVTKFRAATHPLEYQMYYTI